The Colletotrichum higginsianum IMI 349063 chromosome 2, whole genome shotgun sequence genome has a segment encoding these proteins:
- a CDS encoding Endo-beta-1,6-galactanase has product MHFFTIAALAVSQLAAHTNADEFSTSIDAKSNYGTWDGWGTSLAWWARRFGDRDDIADIFFTTNDVPWQDTTLPGLGLNIVRHNAGASSFNTIEGKQMSVSRKMILSRQIEGHWVDWYSEDPTSNSWNWDVDANQRSMLLKAKARGANRFELFSNSPMWWMTRNQNPSGYRRNKENIQPWNIPKHALYMATIAKWAKDHWNITFDSVDPFNEPSGSSWTSSGTQEGCRFYIPTQSTIILALRQELDSRGLHDTIIAASDESKIDRALNTLRWLSKDALETMGRINVHGYQYNKGKRHVLRDVARQRGHGLWNTEYGENDASGKGVLTNVFLDFRYLQAQAWVYWQVLDGKGWGLIEADNEKGTLGPANQKYFIVAQFSRHIREGMRILDGGADNIIAAYDEAKSKLVIVAVNWWVSQYFHFDLGSFSQPSTHGANVTRWRTQIGEGDRYVKAEDTFMDGSKFWSYFESGMVQTFEIENVKL; this is encoded by the coding sequence ATGCATTTCTTCACAATTGCTGCCCTAGCCGTGAGCCAGCTAGCGGCACACACCAACGCAGACGAATTTTCAACCTCTATTGACGCCAAATCCAACTATGGCACCTGGGACGGGTGGGGTACCTCTCTGGCGTGGTGGGCACGACGGTTTGGCGACCgcgacgacatcgccgacatCTTCTTTACGACCAACGACGTGCCCTGGCAGGACACTACACTACCTGGCCTGGGGCTTAACATTGTCCGGCACAATGCTGGCGCAAGCAGCTTCAACACGATAGAGGGCAAGCAGATGTCAGTGTCGCGCAAAATGATTCTCTCGCGGCAGATCGAGGGCCACTGGGTCGATTGGTATAGCGAGGACCCGACATCGAACAGCTGGAACTGGGATGTGGACGCGAACCAGCGCAGCATGCTTCTCAAGGCAAAGGCGCGAGGCGCTAACCGATTCGAACTGTTCAGCAACTCGCCCATGTGGTGGATGACCAGGAACCAGAATCCCTCCGGCTACAGGCGTAACAAGGAGAACATCCAGCCGTGGAACATTCCTAAGCATGCCCTATATATGGCGACGATTGCTAAGTGGGCAAAGGACCACTGGAACATAACCTTCGACAGCGTTGACCCGTTCAATGAACCGAGCGGGTCCTCGTGGACGTCAAGCGGCACGCAGGAGGGCTGCCGCTTTTACATCCCAACCCAGTCAACCATCATCCTGGCTCTACGACAGGAACTGGACAGCAGAGGATTACACGACACAATTATTGCAGCATCGGACGAGTCCAAGATCGACAGGGCGTTGAACACATTGAGATGGCTCAGCAAAGATGCCCTCGAAACGATGGGTAGGATCAACGTTCACGGATACCAATACAACAAGGGCAAGCGCCATGTACTGCGCGACGTCGCTAGACAGCGCGGGCATGGCTTGTGGAACACCGAGTACGGCGAGAATGACGCCTCAGGCAAGGGGGTGTTAACCAATGTGTTCCTCGATTTCCGCTACTTGCAGGCGCAAGCATGGGTATACTGGCAGGTGCTAGATGGCAAAGGATGGGGACTAATTGAGGCGGATAACGAAAAAGGCACATTGGGCCCAGCAAACCAGAAATACTTTATAGTTGCGCAGTTCTCGCGGCACATTCGCGAGGGTATGCGGATTCTGGATGGTGGCGCCGATAACATCATTGCAGCCTATGATGAAGCGAAGAGCAAGTTGGTAATTGTAGCGGTGAACTGGTGGGTATCGCAGTACTTCCATTTTGACCTTGGCAGCTTTTCGCAACCGTCAACGCACGGTGCAAATGTTACGAGATGGAGAACGCAAATCGGCGAAGGCGATCGCTATGTAAAGGCAGAGGATACATTTATGGATGGGTCGAAGTTCTGGTCGTACTTTGAATCAGGTATGGTGCAGACTTTTGAGATTGAAAATGTTAAGTTGTAG
- a CDS encoding Linoleate diol synthase encodes MATRPTAETPSREDQLMELTLQLRNEENAKKYAQFHGDSLISNKTPDKVGLLEDLTAALAPSNWGALGDIVGSFLSGKPVDEAGLAQVSGSLSNDSTNRERLINDQVRKKYDKMLHPPLTYLGDAFQYRTADGSFNSALNPHLGQAGGPYAKTVPSKTAPLGALPDPEVLFDRLMAREAGGRQSQSGLSSMLLYHATIIIHDIFRTNDDDKNISDSSSYLDLSPLYGYNESMVRKVRDDKYKLGLLKPDTFAEDRLLRQPPGVCIMLVMYNRYHNYAARQLLRINENGRFSLPKMYSGTRLVALIKEHLPDRDDQGVKMPLDSKVNLLCNQYEDLWGKVRAARPPDAPDAPKKQDSETPEQTAVREAAEKKRKAALDLITAFESELLYTKFADVERQLKQKLKEKGNKLERESPALLKSFEKKCKDFKMAWQAAWDKQDDDLFNTARLITQGMYVNISIHDYLRTLMGFHQFDTNFTLDPRKDFDQKKTTRGLGNQVTVEFNLLYRFHCAISLRDEKYTEDYMKAKLGIEHPEHLSLPEFLKVMSYEKQKGTKPVEPWQVTFGIPDVPAPKTTPGSKDGHSTERSRNNSDSGISLGSTGVDVDITKAKAPAVATPSVANSKHFERNEITNLFDDEQMLNELTAAMDEPLSNFGPRNVPKCLKPVEMMGIMQARKWEVGTLNDFRSFFELPVHTTFESVSANPDIQNALRDLYESPDKIELYPGIFCEGDAKMSLDPGPAESSPALWAAIFSDAITLVRSDRFYTVDWNTQSLTAWGMKEVTPDNDVCKSSVFHRLTQRAFPGWLPRDSLRWFNPFYTAKQNAIYAEQQGYASQFKDTAKIELMPYFDRAKAAARIVACPPEKPQKPCYLDNFEDIKVVLKDQSDHFTNPVFSYKSNLPRALREVLDRETARPIKFDPNILKKHVKSVEKELKTYLSELMTSIIKRESVSITKAEFQIDATRDFAIPVVTRYMAAFLGFSHKLREVPATCTVSDKRTQTAAHPGTYTENEIYQHITNCQVFLAYNTDETKWMARRTAFQKSVEKLIELARQGTIWEAKQLFGLSNMLIGKEETNPMHQMGVFVAKQVLKHEPDQTRAAAILLLISLDFTYNAVVSFTATLDGFMEDLYQVANGDNMEAEPKWLALQRAALVDEDNVVEKMVLDMARAKVNLPIVRKVLKKGQFKFVGVPYKGKSTTLKEGQHVVLDLAPATASAVEAQDTGRLKFLTLQLSIADKYAVFSPRDFIPLSQAQMIKFIALTRNTRRGPAAQGELKRVHLEATAEGYANYMAPERVEWIKEQVDKLEDQKEASRIFNDKIFVAGFDTFLTPSWDEYVPFPMTWKIRFDGFGKSDYIDQECKNVKYGQVRTVGKGLPDFCPPWYQPKGPSSTGGTFAMVELPQAVVVVVAARLGVKRGLRSR; translated from the exons ATGGCGACACGACCAACTGCAGAGACCCCGTCACGGGAGGATCAGCTCATGGAGCTGACCCTGCAATTGAGGAACGAGGAGAATGCAAAGAAGTATGCCCAGTTCCACGGCGATAGTCTGATCTCT AACAAAACTCCGGACAAGGTCGGACTGCTTGAAGATCTCACGGCAGCCCTCGCTCCCAGCAACTGGGGTGCTTTGGGTGACATCGTTGGAAGTTTCCTTTCAGGCAAACCTGTTGAT GAGGCTGGACTTGCCCAGGTTTCTGGTAGCCTATCGAACGACAGCACTAATCGTGAACGGCTGATTAACGACCAAGTGCGTAAAAAGTACGACAAAATGCTGCATC CTCCTCTCACGTACTTGGGTGACGCCTTTCAGTACAGAACTGCCGATGGATCCTTCAACTCAGCCCTGAACCCGCACCTCGGGCAGGCTGGTGGCCCCTACGCAAAGACGGTACCATCCAAAACGGCACCGCTCGGCGCGTTGCCTGACCCCGAAGTTTTGTTTGATCGACTGATGGCACGCGAAGCCGGGGGCCGCCAGAGTCAGTCCGGACTATCATCAATGCTCTTGTACcacgccaccatcatcatccatgACATCTTCCGCAccaacgacgatgacaagAACATCTCAGACTCCTCTTCGTATTTGGACCTCTCGCCTCTCTATGGCTACAACGAAAGCATGGTGCGAAAAGTCCGCGACGACAAGTACAAGCTGGGCCTGCTCAAGCCCGACACCTTCGCAGAGGACCGTTTACTTAGGCAGCCTCCTGGGGTGTGTATCATGTTAGTCATGTACAACCGATATCACAACTATGCTGCCAGACAGCTTCTCCGGATCAACGAGAACGGCCGCTTCAGCCTCCCAAAAATGTACAGTGGCACACGATTAGTCGCGCTAATCAAAGAACACCTCCCCGATCGGGATGACCAAGGCGTCAAGATGCCACTCGACTCAAAGGTGAATCTGCTCTGCAATCAGTACGAGGACTTGTGGGGCAAAGTCCGCGCCGCGAGGCCTCCGGATGCCCCCGATGCCCCAAAGAAACAGGACTCCGAGACACCGGAGCAGACAGCTGTGCGTGAAGCAGCtgaaaagaagaggaaggctGCTCTTGATCTGATCACGGCCTTCGAGTCTGAGCTGTTGTACACAAAGTTTGCGGACGTGGAACGCCAGCTAAAGCAGAAGCTGAAAGAGAAGGGCAACAAGCTGGAACGCGAGTCGCCGGCTCTCTTGAAGTCCTTTGAGAAGAAGTGCAAAGACTTCAAGATGGCTTGGCAGGCTGCGTGGGACAAGCAGGACGACGATCTCTTCAACACTGCTCGCCTCATCACGCAGGGCATGTATGTCAACATCAGCATCCACGACTACCTCCGTACCTTGATGGGTTTCCACCAGTTCGACACGAACTTTACCCTCGATCCGAGAAAGGACTTTGACCAGAAGAAGACCACTCGAGGCCTTGGTAACCAGGTCACTGTCGAGTTCAACCTACTCTACCGCTTCCACTGCGCCATCTCGCTTCGTGACGAGAAGTACACAGAGGACTATATGAAGGCCAAACTCGGCATCGAGCACCCCGAACACCTCTCACTGCCCGAGTTTCTCAAAGTGATGTCTTATGAGAAACAGAAAGGCACCAAGCCCGTGGAGCCGTGGCAAGTCACCTTCGGCATCCCAGACGTTCCTGCCCCTAAAACAACTCCCGGTTCGAAAGACGGGCACAGCACGGAACGGAGCAGGAATAACTCAGACAGTGGCATCTCCTTGGGCAGCACCGGCGTAGACGTCGACAtcaccaaggccaaggccccGGCCGTCGCCACTCCCTCTGTCGCGAACTCCAAGCACTTTGAACGCAACGAGATCACAAACCTCTTTGATGACGAGCAGATGCTCAATGAGCTGACTGCGGCCATGGACGAGCCTCTATCTAACTTTGGCCCGCGAAACGTGCCCAAGTGTCTCAAGCCCGTCGAGATGATGGGCATCATGCAGGCTCGCAAGTGGGAGGTCGGAACACTGAACGATTTCCGTAGCTTTTTCGAGCTGCCAGTCCACACCACGTTCGAGAGCGTCTCGGCAAACCCGGACATCCAGAATGCCCTACGCGACCTCTATGAGTCGCCCGATAAGATTGAACTGTACCCAGGCATCTTCTGCGAGGGCGACGCCAAGATGAGTCTGGACCCAGGGCCAGCAGAGTCATCCCCCGCGCTGTGGGCAGCCATCTTCTCTGACGCCATCACGTTAGTGAGGTCTGATCGATTCTATACCGTCGACTGGAACACCCAAAGTCTGACGGCCTGGGGGATGAAAGAAGTCACACCCGACAACGATGTGTGTAAGAGCTCCGTCTTCCACCGGCTCACACAGCGCGCCTTTCCAGGGTGGCTGCCTCGTGACAGTCTGAGGTGGTTTAACCCATTTTATACGGCCAAGCAGAACGCCATCTACGCCGAGCAGCAAGGTTATGCCAGTCAATTCAAGGACACGGCCAAAATCGAGCTCATGCCATACTTCGACCGCGCAAAGGCTGCTGCGCGCATTGTCGCATGCCCGCCAGAGAAACCCCAGAAGCCATGCTACTTGGACAACTTTGAAGACATCAAGGTAGTTCTCAAAGACCAGAGTGATCACTTCACCAATCCGGTGTTCAGCTACAAGTCGAACTTGCCTCGTGCGCTCAGAGAAGTGCTTGATCGGGAGACAGCGAGGCCAATCAAGTTTGACCCAAATATTCTGAAGAAGCATGTCAAGAGTGTTGAGAAGGAACTCAAGACATACCTCTCGGAGCTGATGACATCTATCATCAAGCGCGAATCGGTCTCCATCACCAAGGCCGAGTTTCAAATCGACGCAACCAGAGA CTTCGCTATTCCCGTTGTGACCCGCTATATGGCGGCATTTCTCGGCTTTAGCCACAAACTGCGCGAGGTTCCCGCTACTTGTACCGTCTCAGACAAGCGCACGCAGACCGCCGCACACCCCGGAACATACACCGAAAACGAGATCTACCAGCACATCACCAACTGCCAAGTCTTCCTAGCCTACAACACCGACGAGACGAAGTGGATGGCGCGCCGCACGGCGTTTCAGAAGTCGGTGGAAAAATTGATCGAACTTGCTAGACAGGGCACGATCTGGGAGGCCAAGCAGCTTTTTGGCTTGTCCAATATGCTGATTggcaaggaggagacgaACCCGATGCACCAGATGGGTGTGTTTGTGGCAAAGCAGGTACTCAAGCATGAGCCGGATCAGACCAGAGCTGCGGCGATCTTGCTCTTGATCTCGTTGGACTTTACATACAATGCTGTCGTTTCA TTCACTGCTACGCTTGACGGCTTCATGGAAGACCTCTACCAAGTTGCCAACGGCGACAACATGGAAGCCGAACCGAAATGGCTCGCCCTCCAGCGTGCCGCactggtcgacgaggacaacgTTGTTGAAAAGATGGTGCTGGACATGGCACGCGCCAAGGTGAACTTGCCCATCGTGCGCAAGGTGCTCAAAAAGGGGCAATTCAAATTCGTCGGCGTGCCGTACAAGGGCAAGTCCACAACGCTCAAGGAGGGACAGCATGTTGTACTGGATCTG GCTCCTGCCACCGCCAGCGCCGTGGAAGCGCAAGACACCGGCAGACTCAAATTCCTGACCCTTCAGCTCTCGATTGCCGACAAGTACGCCGTCTTCAGCCCGCGCGACTTCATCCCGCTCAGCCAAGCGCAGATGATCAAGTTCATCGCCCTGACGCGCAACACGCGCCGTGGTCCCGCGGCCCAGGGCGAACTCAAGCGCGTGCACCTCGAGGCCACCGCGGAAGGCTACGCGAATTACATGGCGCCCGAACGCGTAGAGTGGATCAAGGAACAAGTTGACAAGTTGGAGGACCAGAAGGAGGCGTCCAGGATCTTCAACGACAAGATCTTCGTGGCCGGATTTGACACGTTCTTGACCCCTTCGTGGGACGAGTACGTCCCCTTCCCGATGACGTGGAAGATCCGCTTCGACGGGTTCGGGAAGAGCGACTACATCGACCAGGAGTGTAAGAATGTGAAGTATGGCCAGGTCCGCACGGTCGGCAAAGGCTTGCCAGACTTCTGTCCGCCTTGGTATCAGCCCAAGGGCCCCAGCTCGACTGGTGGCACTTTTGCCATGGTcgagt TGCCGCAAGCGGTTGTGGTTGTAGTGGCGGCAAGGCTGGGCGTAAAGAGAGGGCTCCGAAGCCGATAG
- a CDS encoding Chloroperoxidase has translation MPTSIPVGKYVRSPDSASRSPCPVVNALSNHGYLERNGEKIYMADLTAAMRQVGMSPLLGSIFAVPTYFEYHNPDKAYLLPPVSVWQKFWGLLMNPYSFFSYFGCWKPQQYDQRGKKYLNLENLASPGAIEHDISLSRRDHAQKQGNNKPQEDLIQDMLKCSLDGETLTIDDLARFIKARIKQQLKDNPDLVYGPAQHQVNCGQIALMMGCFGDGQTIPVKYVRALFEDERLPIKEGWTKRTWWSMGVVEFFRSVNNLGNRINVTI, from the coding sequence ATGCCTACCTCTATCCCGGTTGGCAAATATGTTCGCAGCCCAGACAGCGCCAGCCGCAGCCCCTGCCCAGTAGTCAACGCGCTCTCGAACCACGGTTATCTCGAGCGCAACGGCGAGAAGATCTATATGGCCGACCTGACTGCGGCGATGCGACAAGTGGGAATGAGTCCCTTGCTCGGGTCCATTTTCGCCGTCCCAACCTACTTCGAATACCACAACCCGGACAAGGCCTACCTCCTGCCTCCTGTCAGTGTATGGCAGAAATTCTGGGGCCTTCTCATGAACCCatactccttcttctcttacTTTGGCTGCTGGAAGCCGCAGCAGTACGACCAAAGAGGAAAGAAATATCTCAACCTTGAGAATCTCGCCTCCCCTGGTGCGATCGAGCACGACATTTCTCTCTCGCGCCGCGACCACGCCCAAAAACAAGGCAACAACAAGCCGCAGGAGGATCTGATCCAGGACATGCTCAAATGCTCCCTCGACGGTGAGACCCTCACCATTGATGACCTAGCCAGGTTCATCAAGGCAAGGATCAAGCAGCAGCTCAAGGATAACCCGGACCTTGTGTACGGCCCTGCCCAGCACCAGGTCAACTGCGGCCAGATCGCGCTCATGATGGGATGCTTTGGTGATGGCCAGACTATCCCTGTGAAGTATGTTCGGGCCCTCTTTGAAGACGAGAGGCTGCCCATTAAGGAGGGCTGGACCAAGCGAACGTGGTGGTCCATGGGCGTGGTTGAGTTCTTCCGGTCGGTAAACAACCTTGGCAACAGGATCAACGTCACAATCTAG